A region of Domibacillus sp. DTU_2020_1001157_1_SI_ALB_TIR_016 DNA encodes the following proteins:
- a CDS encoding response regulator gives MKALIADDEFNVRDVIRHLGNWEQYGITQLIEACNGDEARSMIEKEKPEIILTDIKMPRMSGIELIEWLDSISYPGKLIFITGYNDYSFMRKAIQFNSFDYLLKPIEPDAFNQTLQKAVGAWISDEEKRLYEENGLFEDAKKLQMNQLVTSVCAGDVSEIALLQSSLPAAEEYDMTLLSFYHMHDPSPYIQSLAEELSKQQWGNAFALQNDAALCVVLTIRGRWLAVEEWISQHFDLPVRLVSEPLDSFKEMPGLFQSLQKSMDEQHFRTIHRLDDLEAARRIKDIIAYVDMYYMEELSLEKLSSRFFFSREHISRKFKQETGMPLSKYVTKLRIDQAKSWLQNTDESIYSISLMLGYQDEKYFSKLFKKVVGMTPFEYRNSQALPQNETKTSTLS, from the coding sequence GTGAAAGCCTTAATTGCCGACGATGAATTTAATGTGCGTGACGTGATACGCCATCTCGGAAACTGGGAACAATACGGTATCACTCAGCTTATCGAGGCCTGCAATGGTGATGAAGCCAGAAGCATGATTGAAAAAGAAAAACCAGAGATCATCTTGACCGATATAAAAATGCCCCGAATGAGCGGCATCGAATTAATCGAGTGGCTCGATTCCATTTCCTATCCGGGCAAATTAATTTTTATAACAGGATACAACGATTATTCGTTTATGCGAAAAGCTATCCAATTCAACAGTTTTGATTATTTATTGAAGCCTATTGAACCAGATGCTTTTAACCAGACGCTCCAAAAAGCGGTTGGGGCCTGGATAAGCGATGAAGAAAAACGGCTGTACGAAGAAAACGGTTTGTTTGAAGATGCCAAAAAACTGCAAATGAACCAGCTCGTTACGTCCGTTTGCGCAGGTGACGTTTCAGAAATAGCGCTTCTTCAGTCCTCTCTGCCGGCAGCAGAGGAATATGATATGACACTGCTTTCGTTTTATCACATGCATGACCCTTCCCCTTATATTCAGTCGCTCGCTGAGGAGCTCTCAAAACAACAGTGGGGAAATGCATTTGCCCTCCAAAACGACGCTGCCCTATGTGTCGTGCTCACCATACGCGGCCGCTGGCTGGCTGTGGAAGAGTGGATCAGCCAGCATTTTGATCTGCCCGTGCGACTTGTCAGCGAGCCTCTGGATTCATTTAAAGAAATGCCTGGATTGTTTCAATCTCTGCAAAAATCAATGGACGAGCAGCATTTTAGAACGATCCACCGCTTAGATGATTTAGAAGCAGCCCGCCGCATAAAAGATATTATTGCTTATGTAGATATGTATTATATGGAAGAATTAAGTTTAGAGAAACTCTCAAGCCGTTTTTTCTTCAGCCGTGAGCATATTTCAAGGAAGTTTAAACAAGAAACCGGCATGCCTCTGTCTAAATACGTGACAAAATTAAGGATTGATCAAGCCAAAAGCTGGCTTCAGAATACAGATGAAAGTATTTATTCCATTTCTTTAATGCTGGGCTACCAGGATGAGAAATATTTTTCCAAGCTGTTTAAAAAGGTCGTAGGGATGACCCCTTTTGAATATCGAAACAGTCAAGCGTTACCACAAAATGAAACAAAAACATCCACTTTATCTTAA
- a CDS encoding sensor histidine kinase: MKSIRRRLLLLLLIFILLPYFLSVFLIYGYTKNSVERQELQNSREQIQRNAEELEQYAEDIVNLPYILYRNPDLLRMFENGFEDSIYFDSMAMEKSIETFYLMRKEIRQLRFYIDKDQESFTVYNAMISTRKPQPRFLEQDVIKQLYQSNAKYVMEPPHPIQNYNNAAIIPESDHTMVMTVHHKIVDVPSNEFLGMMTMDIDLAAYARIVHNLVQENGASVLLIDSHDRIVYANDPEQIGTSVSSNLKKRLTKTSTDTDKDILLSKTLSGPLDQWKLVKIIPSHALFHDARKTAYINIAVGIGVGVLGLLMIGLISYRITRPIQLLSRKVRSIEGGNMDVPFDTGRKDEIGHLETHMKEMMNRINRHIDREYKLEIENRKNEFRALKSQVNPHFLFNALQSIGAVALRSQSPKVYQLLTSLSQMMRYSIQANQWVSLRDEMNYINAYLTLQMERFGPDIHHSIQISEQALDKKIPSMTLQPLVENFFKHCYEEGFYEARLTISGHIQGDDLYLRVENDGPGLTDTKLQALRHHIYASLGSDMYSGNHIGLKNIHDRLVLHYGAEAIFTVDSKDGQGFSVAIRIPVETTRSEE, encoded by the coding sequence GTGAAAAGTATTCGACGCCGCTTATTGTTATTGTTACTTATCTTCATTCTTCTGCCTTATTTTCTCTCTGTTTTTTTAATTTATGGCTATACAAAAAACAGTGTGGAGCGGCAGGAGCTTCAAAACAGCCGGGAGCAAATTCAAAGAAACGCCGAAGAGCTGGAGCAATACGCCGAAGATATTGTGAACCTGCCCTATATTTTATACCGTAATCCAGACTTGCTTCGAATGTTTGAAAACGGGTTTGAAGATTCGATTTACTTTGACTCTATGGCGATGGAAAAAAGCATCGAAACCTTTTATTTGATGCGAAAGGAAATTCGTCAGCTTCGCTTTTATATTGATAAAGATCAGGAATCCTTTACGGTTTACAATGCGATGATCAGCACACGTAAGCCGCAGCCTCGTTTTTTGGAACAAGATGTGATCAAGCAGCTCTATCAATCTAATGCCAAATATGTGATGGAGCCGCCGCATCCCATTCAAAATTATAACAATGCGGCCATCATTCCGGAGTCCGACCACACGATGGTCATGACCGTTCACCATAAAATTGTGGACGTTCCTTCAAACGAATTTCTCGGTATGATGACAATGGACATTGATTTAGCCGCTTATGCCCGCATCGTTCATAATCTGGTTCAGGAAAACGGCGCCTCTGTACTGCTGATTGATTCTCATGATCGTATTGTGTATGCCAATGATCCAGAACAGATTGGCACTTCCGTTTCTTCTAATTTAAAGAAGCGGTTAACGAAGACCAGCACTGATACAGACAAGGACATTCTGTTATCCAAAACGTTATCAGGACCGCTGGATCAATGGAAATTAGTGAAGATCATTCCGAGCCACGCTTTGTTTCATGACGCCCGAAAAACCGCTTATATCAATATAGCGGTCGGAATCGGTGTAGGCGTGTTAGGACTGCTGATGATCGGCTTGATCTCTTACCGGATTACCCGCCCGATTCAGCTTCTCAGCCGAAAAGTACGCTCTATTGAAGGCGGAAATATGGACGTCCCTTTTGATACGGGCAGAAAAGATGAAATTGGCCATCTGGAAACGCACATGAAAGAAATGATGAACCGCATTAACCGCCATATTGACCGTGAATACAAGCTTGAAATTGAAAATAGAAAAAATGAATTCAGGGCATTGAAATCCCAGGTCAATCCGCATTTCTTATTCAATGCCCTGCAGTCCATCGGGGCGGTCGCGCTTCGTTCCCAATCTCCGAAGGTATATCAGCTATTGACTTCTTTGTCTCAAATGATGCGTTATTCCATTCAAGCCAACCAATGGGTATCACTTCGGGATGAAATGAATTATATAAACGCTTACCTCACTCTTCAAATGGAACGGTTTGGACCCGATATACATCATTCCATTCAGATTAGTGAACAAGCACTGGATAAGAAAATACCAAGCATGACGCTTCAGCCGCTTGTAGAAAACTTTTTTAAACACTGCTATGAGGAAGGATTTTATGAGGCCCGTTTAACGATTTCTGGACATATTCAAGGGGATGATCTATACCTCCGCGTTGAAAATGATGGGCCTGGTCTGACGGACACGAAGCTTCAAGCATTAAGACATCATATTTATGCTTCTCTTGGCAGCGACATGTATTCGGGCAATCATATTGGCTTAAAAAATATCCATGATCGATTAGTGCTGCATTACGGGGCGGAAGCCATCTTCACAGTCGATTCGAAAGACGGCCAGGGATTCTCGGTCGCCATACGCATTCCGGTTGAAACAACACGTTCCGAGGAGTAA